From Amaranthus tricolor cultivar Red isolate AtriRed21 chromosome 4, ASM2621246v1, whole genome shotgun sequence:
aaatatcctTAAAATACATCCAATGGTAGCAACGTGTTTAACCTGAACACCATTGAAAGCGATTCCATGTACCAATTTTTAGTACATTTTTGGTTTGTAAGTAATGTATTTCACCAAACACGTCTGAAAAGAATTTTGATTGAGTAGGAAACTAAATCATCCAGTACCATTTAGTTAGCAAAAAATGTTTACGTATTGGCTCTTGTCAAACATTTGGTAGTATCATGATGTTAATATAGGTCTCTTGTCAAACTATGGAACAAATGTTAAGAACTTAAGGTAGAGCTGAATGACATACATGAACCTGGATCTGACATATATTAGATATGACTAAGAAATtgcgtaatatataaaaaaacatataaaataaaacggGTCTTTTGGATCTACGGATCCGGATCCAGATATGACTAAGGAGATCCCAAAGACTATCAAAATTCGGGATAATGAAGGAAATGAGTTTATTCAACAAGTTATTCACGAGTGGTGCCCGTATTACTGCCAGAAGTGTAAGAAAGTAGGCCATTTGTGCAAAATGAGTAACAAGGCTGCTAACATCTCAGAGCAAGAGAAAGTAAATAGAAACCAAGATAGCTTGAGGAAAGAAAATGCCATCAATGAGTCAAATGGGGAAGTCTTCATGATGGAAAAAACTCAAACCAGTACCCCCAACCTATTGTGTGTTGAGGAAGATAGTGAAGGATGGACTACGGTTCCGGGCCGTAAAACAGTTAGAAAGGAGAGTGAtcataacaaaccaagaaagTAGAGTGCAGTGATAGTCGGGAAACAGGATCGAGTGCGGATAGTTAGGGCGAGATCCTATATGATCCCTCAAAGAAATGATAATCTCTCTTGGAATGTTTGGGGTTTGAACAACCCGGAAAAGGCTAGGGAAGTTAGGGAGTTCCTTAGTGAGAAAAATGTGAGTTTAGTAGGTCTGTTAGAGCGCAAAATGAAGGAGAAGAACTTGGATAAGTTCACAAAAACTTTTGGGAAGAAATGGAGCTGGATTTCTAATAGTATAGGAAACTTGAAGAGCCGCATTCTAGTAGGTTGGTGAATGGATAAATGTACAATCAATCTAGTGGAACACCATCACCAATATGTTCCACCAACAACGGGGTTATTGAGCAGCAAGTTTCCTTAAATCTTGTTTTTGTTTATGGGCTTAACACCATCAATGAGAAAAAGCCTTTCTGGCAAGGGCTCCTTCAGCACAATTACAGCTCTCTGTGTTTATTCATTAGGGACTTCAACTCTGTGTTTGCTACTGATCAAAGACTTAATGGCAGGCAAGTTACCTCGTATAAGCTGGAGGATATGCATAGAGTCATGGCAGAGCTCAATCTTCATCCCCTCAAAGGGATTGGGCATGAGTTCACGTGGACCAACAAGGAGACAGGTACAAacaaaatttgttcaaaaattgacCACGCTTTGGGAAATCTTGCTTGGCTTAATTCTTATGCAGGTATCACGGTAAAGTATGGCAACCCAAAGCATTCAGATCACACTCCTCTTTCTGTTGATCTTTTTAGAGATGATTCCTTGGGGGCTCGTCCTTTTCGATTTCTGAATTACATGGCGAATCATGTGGACTTCATTACGATTGTCAATGAGGCGTGGAAGTTTACAACCAAAGGAGGCCCTATGGAGAGACTGTGGGCCAAGTTGAACGCTGTCAAAAGGAGCCTTAAATCCCTACACAAGAAGGAATTTGAAGGCATCAGAAGTAAAATCAAGACCCTTGAGACTAATATTGATGACGTTCAGTCTACGCTGAGGCTTAACCCCTTCTGCATGGAGTTACAAAACAAGGAGAAAGACACCATCAGTAACCTGTGCTACTGGAGAGGTATCGAAGGCTTTACTCTCCACCAAAAATCCCGCATCAATTGAATCAATCATGGAGACGAGAGCTCCACCTATTTTCATGCAGCTATGAAGGAGAAACAAGCGAGTAATGGTATTTATGAGCTGAAGAACAACCAAGGTGAGGTTCTGACCAAACAAAGGACATCCATGATGAAATTCTCAGGTTTTATAAAAATCTTCAAGGGGCCCCATCTAGTTCGTTAATTGGGATCAATAAAGTTTTGATGATAAAAAGGACGCAGCTTTCTGCTCGTGACATCCAAGCCCTCACTCGAGTTATTACTAATCAGGAAATTAAAGAAGCTTTGTTTGGGATTAATGACAATAAAGTTCCAGGTATTGATGAGTTTAATGCGTACTTTTTCAAGAGATCCTGGGAGGTGATTAAGGAAGATTTCTGAAGCGGTACATTCCTATTTCAACTCAAATAGAATGTTTGTTCCGGTGAACTGTGCCACTCTGACTCTCATCCCCAAGATTTCAAATGCAGATAAAGTGGGAGACTTTAGACCGATATCCTAAAATCCTCACAGTTAGGCTCCAAGAGGTGATTGGCAAGCTTGTTGACCATGCCCAATCTGGCTTCATTCCGGGTAGGCAAATTTTAGATAGCATTTTGTTAGTAGCGGAACTGGTCAAAAGATACACCCGTCAGCATAACAGCCCTAGGTGCATGATCAAAGTTGACATGAGGAAAGCCTATGACTCAGTGGAGTGGTTCATCCTTCGGAGTATTATGGAGGAGTTGGGTTTTCCGGGTAAGTGTGTGAATTGGTTTATAACGTGTGTTACAACGGTTTCCTTCGCAATTTTGGTTAATGGTGTTCCACTCAAGTCATTCAAAGCTGCTAAGGGGCTGAGGCAAGGTGATCCTCTGTCTCCTTATTTGTTTGCGTTGTGTATGGAGTATCTTTCCAGATTAGTTAGGGATTCTAGCAAGGACCCCAAGTTTGCTTTTCACCCTAGATGCAGGAAAGTGGGCATCACCCACTCACTTTTTGCTGATGACCTGTTGTTGTTCTGTAGAGCGGATCCTAGCTTCGTAGCTGTTATGATGCACACTTTCCATGGCTTCTCAAGGGCCTCTGGGCTTGAGGTTAATGAAGGTAAAAGTAGCGCTTTCATTTTAGGAGCGACTACTAATTCTAAGAAAGATGTGCTGGATATTCTTAGTATGCCTGAAGGTGCTTTCCCCTTTAGGTATTTAGGTGTCCCTCTTCATTCTAAGAAGCTCAATATCCATGATTGCAGACTTTTGGTGGACAAAATCTTGGGGAGAATTAAGTTTTGGTCTTCAAAGCTGCTTTCCTATGCTGGGAGGGTTCAATTAGTTAGATTTGTCTTCGGGGCCATTAAAAACTTCTGTGCTTAGATCTTTTGTCTCCTAAAGAAACTTATCAAGACGGTCGGAGATTTGTGTCGATCTTTCATTTGGACAAGTCAAGAGGGCATTTCCCGCAAGGCAAATGTGGCTTGGGATATGATGGTTCTCCCTCTCTTTAAAGGAGGTTTAAACTTGAGAGACATGTATAAGTGGAATAAGGTGGCTTTGCTGAAGCATCTGTGGAATATAGCCAACAAGAAAGACAATCTTTGGGTGCGGTGGGTCTACAATTACTATATGAAGAAACAAGAGATACAATCATGCACAGTCTCTATCCATGCTTCGTGGAGctataaaaaaatcatcaagCAAAGAAAGCTCTTAACTACTCTAGGAGGGTGGGAGCCAATGACCAAAGGAGGGGAGTTCTCTATAAGTTCTATCTATGAACTGATGATAGCAGGGGAAACCAAAGTCGACTGGGGGACATTATGATTAGGAATAGAGCCACTCAAAGTGTAATAGCCCTATTTATAAACCTCTTTTAATCTTAGCTTAAATAGCCTTGAGTATGGATTAGTGTTAGTAATTTATCTACTTATTTATCCTTAAGTGCCAAACATAAGGagagtttaatttttaaaacttttaagtttaaataaactaagtcttgttttgttaaatgttattattatatttaaagtaaaGATTTCAATGTACTTAATTCtatcaaagttaatttgatttactataataacatatatttccttttaaacttggttgatttgataaaaatattaatttggtttattattataaaactttatattatttgcaAATGTCTTCACAAACTATGTTGACAAAAGCTTATTTTCAGTTCTTTAATAAAAGtccttttattttaatctaaagaaaatatattcatctaaaaagaaaagattatgaaaaagattttataatgatattatagtctttttggtatttaaaaataagttttgattatggttttatattagttttaaagaaaatatatcatTTCCTAAAAACAAGGATTTCAGAATTTTGCTTAAAACTATTAGGTGACTTCtaaaactattttaaaatagtaaatgagtATATTTTGACCTCATCTTTTACTATATCATCCACATGCATCTTATTGAAGATACCAAACCATTAGATTGAGGTAGCTTGTGgtataattaaagaaaagagcGTAGATTTGTACAAAGGTCAGGTTCAGTGACAATTTTGCAGGATCTGAAACATACCCTAATTTACCTAAGCTATACCCTATATAATTGAGTGCTACCACCTGGAAACTTAATCTAACACGCTAAGCTTTCTATAGGTACCTTACACGATCTTATATCCCTCCAGAAATGAGGGATTCATCCCCATCTTTCTACCCCTTCACCTCAATAGTTTTTGACAACTTATATACCTTCAACAATTCATCCTTTTCTCCCACGCTCTCTCAATAAGTGCCCCataattttatactataatattgTGGACATCCTAAGCTTTCCATTGATACCTCACACGCACATATACAAGCTCTATAAGTCCCTTATCCTCAAGCAAACATTCACAATTTGTCGTTCCTTTTTGGTCAACTGTATACATAAACACAATTTGAAGTGTTGTAACACTCCGttaaaatatcgaaaaaaaatataattatttaatttaattaattatttgattatttaatttaataatttatttgatt
This genomic window contains:
- the LOC130810852 gene encoding uncharacterized protein LOC130810852, which codes for MYNQSSGTPSPICSTNNGVIEQQVSLNLVFVYGLNTINEKKPFWQGLLQHNYSSLCLFIRDFNSVFATDQRLNGRQVTSYKLEDMHRVMAELNLHPLKGIGHEFTWTNKETGTNKICSKIDHALGNLAWLNSYAGITVKYGNPKHSDHTPLSVDLFRDDSLGARPFRFLNYMANHVDFITIVNEAWKFTTKGGPMERLWAKLNAVKRSLKSLHKKEFEGIRSKIKTLETNIDDVQSTLRLNPFCMELQNKEKDTISNLCYWRAMKEKQASNGIYELKNNQGAPSSSLIGINKVLMIKRTQLSARDIQALTRVITNQEIKEALFGINDNKVPGIDEFNAYFFKRSWEIKWETLDRYPKILTVRLQEVIGKLVDHAQSGFIPGRQILDSILLVAELVKRYTRQHNSPRCMIKVDMRKAYDSVEWFILRSIMEELGFPGKCVNWFITCVTTVSFAILVNGVPLKSFKAAKGLRQGDPLSPYLFALCMEYLSRLVRDSSKDPKFAFHPRCRKVGITHSLFADDLLLFCRADPSFVAVMMHTFHGFSRASGLEVNEGKSSAFILGATTNSKKDVLDILSMPEGAFPFRYLGVPLHSKKLNIHDCRLLVDKILGRIKFWSSKLLSYAGRKLIKTVGDLCRSFIWTSQEGISRKANVAWDMMVLPLFKGGLNLRDMYKWNKVALLKHLWNIANKKDNLWVRWVYNYYMKKQEIQSCTVSIHASWSYKKIIKQRKLLTTLGGWEPMTKGGEFSISSIYELMIAGETKVDWGTL